In Cytobacillus oceanisediminis, the following proteins share a genomic window:
- a CDS encoding bifunctional adenosylcobinamide kinase/adenosylcobinamide-phosphate guanylyltransferase, with protein MAEGSLIFISGGVRSGKSSFAERTAAGLAIKTEGKLHYIAAGKAYDSEMEARIQRHQDDREKSGLHWTTWEQPSALEEISGNFNNQDIILFDCLTTLLNNELFRAEDVWRNREFQDKLSSDLLRAISEIRQRCRFLIVVSNEVLNVPIGENELVITYSKILGTLHRNIVEMADEAVLVEAGIPILMKGEPA; from the coding sequence ATGGCGGAAGGATCGCTGATTTTTATCTCCGGTGGAGTACGGAGCGGAAAGAGCTCCTTTGCAGAAAGGACTGCTGCCGGGCTGGCAATAAAGACGGAAGGAAAGCTTCATTATATTGCTGCCGGAAAAGCATATGATTCCGAGATGGAGGCACGAATTCAGAGGCACCAAGATGACCGGGAAAAGAGCGGCTTGCACTGGACAACATGGGAACAGCCTTCCGCACTTGAAGAGATCTCAGGGAACTTTAACAATCAGGATATTATTCTTTTCGATTGCTTGACCACTCTCTTAAATAATGAGCTTTTTAGAGCGGAAGACGTTTGGCGGAACAGAGAATTCCAGGACAAGCTGTCATCTGATCTTCTCAGGGCCATTTCTGAAATTCGCCAAAGATGCAGGTTCTTGATCGTTGTCAGCAACGAAGTCTTAAATGTGCCAATTGGCGAAAATGAACTGGTGATTACCTATTCAAAAATACTTGGGACGCTTCACAGGAATATAGTAGAGATGGCAGACGAAGCCGTTCTTGTCGAAGCTGGCATTCCCATTCTAATGAAAGGAGAACCGGCATGA